The bacterium BMS3Abin02 genome segment GATCTGGTTCATCACCTCGCACATGGTGCCGGGTTTCCGTCGCATGCAGCGCTGCCTCGACACGGTCAACAAGGTCCTCCGGGAGCAGATCACCGGCATCCGCGTGGTGCGCGCCTTCGTCCGCGAACCGTTCGAAACCAGCAGGTTCGGGGAGGCAAACACCGCCCTCACCGAAGTTGCGATCCATGTCGGCCGCTGGATGGCCGCCATCTTCCCGTCGGTGATGCTCGTGATGAACGCCTCGACCGTGGCCGTCCTCTGGTTCGGCGGTCTTCGGGTCGGCGCAGGGGCGATGCAGATCGGCTCTCTCACCGCTTTCCTGTCCTACCTGATCCAGATTCTCATGGCCGTCATGATGTCCACGTTCATGCTCATGCTCCTTCCCAGGGCGTCGGTGTCCGCAGACCGCCTCGGCGAGATCCTCGCCACCAAACCCTCGGTGGTCCCGCCCGCCCACGGGATCACCGAACTCCCCCGCCACAGCACTATCGAATTCGACGGTGTCGGGTTCCGCTACTCCGGCGCTACCCACGCCGTCCTGAGCAATATCACATTCGCCGCGCAACCGGGCCAGACCACCGCGCTCATCGGGTCCACGGGGACGGGCAAAACAACCCTGGTCAACCTCATCCCCCGTCTCTTCGACGCAACGGAAGGGCACGTCCTCGTCGACGGAGTCGACGTGCGCCTCATCGACCCTGACACGCTTTGGGGCAAGATCGGCTTCGTGCCTCAGAAGGTCTACCTGTTCTCCGGAACAGTGGCCTCCAACCTCCGCTACGGCAAACCGGACGCCACCGAAGCCGAGATGTGGGAGGCCCTCGAGATCGCCCAGGCCAAGGACTTCGTCGAAGCAATGCCGGAAGGACTCGACGCGCAGATCTCCCAGGGTGGCACCAACGTTTCCGGCGGGCAGCGCCAGCGGCTCGCAATCGCACGAGCCCTCATCCGTCGACCCGAGATCTACCTGTTCGATGACTCGTTCGCCGCCCTCGACGTCGCGACCGATGCCCGTCTGCGCCATGCACTCGCCGGCGTCACCGCAGATGCCACCGTCATCATCGTGGCCCAGCGGGTTGCGACCATCAAGGAGGCCGATCGAATCGTAGTGCTCGAGAACGGAAGCATCGTCGGCCTCGGAACACACGACGAATTGCTGCAAACCTGCCCC includes the following:
- a CDS encoding putative ABC transporter ATP-binding protein → MLLRLLHEYLKPYKREIVIVITLQLVGTIASLFLPSLNANIIDNGVVRGDTAYIIRIGTWMLAISLLQAASLILAVYFGARAAMAFGRDLRSATFHRVIEFSGREMARFGAPSLLTRNTNDVQQVQMLVLTTFTMLIAAPIMMVGGVIMALREDVGLSWLVAAIVPLLVVMIWFITSHMVPGFRRMQRCLDTVNKVLREQITGIRVVRAFVREPFETSRFGEANTALTEVAIHVGRWMAAIFPSVMLVMNASTVAVLWFGGLRVGAGAMQIGSLTAFLSYLIQILMAVMMSTFMLMLLPRASVSADRLGEILATKPSVVPPAHGITELPRHSTIEFDGVGFRYSGATHAVLSNITFAAQPGQTTALIGSTGTGKTTLVNLIPRLFDATEGHVLVDGVDVRLIDPDTLWGKIGFVPQKVYLFSGTVASNLRYGKPDATEAEMWEALEIAQAKDFVEAMPEGLDAQISQGGTNVSGGQRQRLAIARALIRRPEIYLFDDSFAALDVATDARLRHALAGVTADATVIIVAQRVATIKEADRIVVLENGSIVGLGTHDELLQTCPTYVEIVDSQFAAEAS